Proteins from a single region of Longimicrobium sp.:
- the carA gene encoding glutamine-hydrolyzing carbamoyl-phosphate synthase small subunit, with translation MPHPAVLILEDGRAFRGEAHGARGTAFGEVVFNTSMTGYQEVLTDPSYSGQIVTMTYPLIGNYGVNAEDEESAGPQVAGFVLHEAPPAYSNWRAAESLDAYLQRHGVIAITGVDTRALTRHIRSLGSMRGAIAPAEVDADELVRQIRAQPQMAGLDLACGVSTDERYLVPPAGETRYRVLAYDFGVKSHSLKLLAQRGCEVTVLPATTPTEEIVAAGADGLFVSNGPGDPEAVGHALDAIRALSGTGTPVFGICLGHQLIARAFGAETYKLKYGHRGGNHPVRRLSDGAVEITAQNHGFAVRGDEGGIPGAPELQVTHMNLNDGTVEGLQHRDRPVFSVQYHPEAAPGPHDSRYLFDRFVDEMERRAQQMQIDA, from the coding sequence TTGCCCCATCCCGCAGTGCTGATCCTGGAAGACGGCCGCGCGTTCCGCGGCGAGGCGCATGGCGCGCGGGGCACGGCGTTCGGCGAGGTGGTCTTCAACACGTCGATGACCGGGTACCAGGAGGTCCTGACCGATCCGTCGTACTCCGGGCAGATCGTCACCATGACCTACCCGCTGATCGGCAACTACGGGGTGAACGCCGAGGACGAGGAGAGCGCGGGGCCGCAGGTTGCCGGCTTCGTGCTTCACGAGGCGCCCCCCGCGTATAGCAACTGGCGCGCGGCCGAGTCGCTCGACGCGTACCTGCAGCGCCACGGGGTGATCGCCATCACGGGCGTGGACACGCGCGCGCTCACTCGCCACATCCGCTCACTCGGCTCCATGCGCGGCGCGATCGCCCCGGCGGAGGTGGACGCGGACGAGCTGGTGCGGCAGATCCGGGCGCAGCCGCAGATGGCCGGGCTGGATCTGGCGTGCGGGGTGTCGACGGACGAGCGCTACCTGGTGCCGCCCGCGGGCGAGACGCGCTATCGCGTGCTGGCGTACGACTTCGGGGTGAAGTCGCACTCGCTGAAGCTGCTGGCCCAGCGCGGCTGCGAGGTCACCGTGCTCCCCGCCACCACGCCTACCGAGGAGATCGTGGCGGCCGGGGCCGATGGCCTGTTCGTTTCCAACGGACCGGGCGATCCTGAGGCCGTAGGGCATGCGCTCGATGCCATTCGCGCGCTGTCGGGAACCGGCACCCCGGTGTTCGGCATCTGCCTGGGACACCAGCTGATCGCCCGGGCGTTCGGGGCCGAGACGTACAAGCTCAAGTACGGGCACCGCGGCGGAAACCATCCCGTGCGGCGCCTTTCGGACGGGGCGGTGGAGATCACGGCGCAGAACCACGGCTTTGCGGTGCGCGGCGACGAGGGCGGCATTCCGGGCGCGCCGGAGCTGCAGGTGACGCACATGAACCTGAACGACGGTACGGTCGAGGGGCTGCAGCACCGCGACCGGCCGGTTTTTTCGGTGCAGTACCACCCCGAGGCCGCGCCGGGGCCGCACGACTCGCGCTATCTCTTTGACCGGTTTGTGGATGAGATGGAGCGGCGCGCGCAGCAAATGCAAATAGACGCTTGA
- a CDS encoding HU family DNA-binding protein: MTKADLVQRVADTIGPGVTKRDCAVVVDAFLNSIKDAMAEHQNIEIRGFGTFKVRERKSRLARNPRTGDPVEVPPRAVPVFKPSKELRAIVEERPLEV, translated from the coding sequence ATGACCAAGGCGGACCTTGTCCAACGCGTCGCCGACACCATCGGGCCCGGAGTCACCAAGCGTGACTGCGCGGTGGTGGTGGACGCGTTCCTGAATTCCATCAAGGACGCGATGGCCGAGCACCAGAACATCGAGATCCGCGGGTTCGGCACGTTCAAGGTGCGCGAGCGCAAGAGCCGCCTGGCGCGCAACCCGCGCACGGGCGACCCGGTGGAGGTTCCGCCGCGCGCGGTGCCGGTGTTCAAGCCGTCGAAGGAGCTCCGCGCCATCGTCGAGGAGCGTCCGCTCGAGGTCTGA
- a CDS encoding MoaD/ThiS family protein: MIIRSLFFASYRDMAGADELAMELPAGARVADLVGRLRSSGGLSRMPESPVVAVNMDYAPLATELRDGDEVAFIPPVAGG, translated from the coding sequence ATGATCATCCGATCCCTCTTCTTCGCCTCGTACCGCGACATGGCCGGCGCCGACGAGCTGGCGATGGAGCTTCCGGCGGGCGCCCGCGTGGCGGACCTGGTGGGGCGGCTCCGTTCCAGCGGTGGCCTGTCGCGTATGCCCGAGTCTCCCGTGGTGGCGGTCAACATGGACTATGCCCCGCTGGCGACGGAGCTGCGCGATGGCGACGAGGTGGCGTTCATTCCGCCCGTGGCGGGGGGCTGA